The proteins below are encoded in one region of Ferruginibacter lapsinanis:
- a CDS encoding response regulator: MKKILLIEDNDNIRESTAEILEMTQYDVITAENGKIGVELALKEKPDLIICDIMMPLLDGYGVLHMLQKNDATKNVPFIFLTAKADRSDFRKGMEGGADDYVTKPFNVTELLSAVEIRLKKAAQIKSELTENVDGVVVKPNENKKYDSLEELISGRNIVKYKKKQLVFLEGSRPNSLFYVQKGKVKTYKTNEDGKGLVVGLYNEGDFLGHLALFENTNYHETAEAMEATELAVIPREDFEEILESNHEVIRKFTQLLAKNISEKEIQLLGLAYNSLRRKVADALVALNKKYNATEKENFSIGISRDNLAAIAGTATESLIRTLGDFKNEKLIDIVNGSIIILNEKKLERIIN, from the coding sequence ATGAAAAAGATTCTGCTAATAGAGGATAATGATAATATTCGGGAAAGTACAGCTGAAATTCTTGAAATGACACAATATGATGTAATAACGGCAGAAAACGGAAAGATAGGGGTAGAGCTGGCCTTGAAAGAAAAACCTGATCTTATCATTTGCGATATTATGATGCCGTTGTTAGATGGTTATGGGGTGCTTCATATGCTACAGAAAAATGATGCTACCAAAAATGTTCCTTTCATTTTTCTTACGGCAAAAGCAGATCGATCAGATTTTAGAAAGGGCATGGAAGGCGGGGCGGATGATTATGTTACCAAACCATTTAATGTTACTGAATTACTTAGTGCTGTAGAGATACGATTGAAAAAGGCAGCGCAAATAAAAAGTGAGCTTACTGAAAATGTAGATGGTGTAGTAGTAAAACCAAATGAAAATAAAAAATACGACAGTTTAGAAGAGTTGATAAGTGGCCGGAATATTGTAAAATATAAAAAGAAGCAGTTGGTTTTTTTGGAAGGCAGTCGCCCTAATTCTTTGTTTTATGTGCAAAAGGGTAAAGTCAAAACATATAAGACAAACGAAGATGGAAAAGGGTTAGTTGTGGGGCTATATAATGAAGGAGATTTCTTGGGACATCTTGCTTTGTTTGAAAACACCAATTACCACGAAACAGCTGAAGCAATGGAAGCCACAGAATTGGCTGTTATCCCCAGAGAAGATTTTGAGGAAATACTGGAAAGCAATCACGAGGTAATTCGCAAGTTTACTCAACTACTTGCAAAGAATATTTCAGAAAAGGAAATTCAATTATTGGGGCTTGCATATAATTCACTTCGAAGAAAAGTGGCGGATGCGTTGGTTGCATTAAATAAAAAATACAATGCAACAGAAAAGGAAAACTTTTCTATCGGTATAAGCAGGGATAATCTGGCAGCGATAGCCGGTACAGCTACCGAGTCTCTCATCAGAACGCTAGGTGATTTTAAAAATGAAAAATTAATTGATATTGTAAATGGATCTATTATAATTTTAAATGAGAAAAAACTGGAGCGTATTATAAATTGA